A genome region from Cryptococcus tetragattii IND107 chromosome 13, whole genome shotgun sequence includes the following:
- a CDS encoding mitochondrial distribution and morphology protein 10 translates to MIGFSTFILRNYYAAIGWNEDNLYSSLTRASSALLDFQLPQSLILQLANSPTPIFFTSYALDALPQLNGSISYITTSIPLDAIGSGRTIAFNSVIERFRIFPPPRRPQPKDEVWLGGKRIGGRDYLLYSRLHLPSLHLSGLATARLTATLQAHLAFLAQPAHPTSTRPTPPQTPSHIRQPSEPSTPTPSPTPGNVFISLQHDTGRYCGEYTYSVQDGMVGLRTLYNFGWHDDEESEVDRKERREREGKRIDEEEMMEGGLKGRFSAGGEVYFSAKQRSFGISTGLRFTTVPPTLPLPPSAPVPSPPTTLTLLYNPLIGFLSSAYSAQVSPTVALATRFGVNVYSYESDFSVGGEWWIGRRRGKRGLTKDAELQLGAESRDAVATGVDEDKELAENMAQRAPLREVTLRDELVEEVNTEKEPNFPPPVMADANAGELPQQVMSRLQLQQGIDDERDGVLKARLSDNWQFAFLYEARIRNCLVSAGILADLTGRQHPIRSIGLEVQYFS, encoded by the exons ATGATCGgcttctccaccttt ATTCTGCGCAATTATTACGCGGCGATTGGATGGAATGAAGACAACCTGTATAGCTCCCTTACGCGGGCATCCAGTG CTTTATT AGACTTCCAACTACCGCAATCACTCATTTTACAGCTCGCCAACTCGCCAACGCCTATATTTTTCACTTCATATGCTCTCGATGCCCTCCCACAACTTAATGGTTCAATATCTTACATCACAACCTCGATTCCATTGGATGCG ATTGGATCCGGTCGAACGATAGCCTTCAATAGTGTAATTGAGAGGTTCAGAATTTTCCCACCACCGAGAAGACCACAGCCAAAGGATGAAGTCTGGCTTGGCGGAAAAAGAATCGGAGGCAGGG ATTACCTCTTGTACTCTAGACTgcatctcccatctctccatctATCCGGCTTAGCAACCGCTCGACTCACAGcaactcttcaagctcaccTCGCTTTCCTTGCGCAGCCTGCACATCCGACATCTACACGACCTACACCACCTCAGACACCTTCACACATTCGCCAACCATCTGAACCATCAACACCAACCCCTTCCCCTACACCGGGAAATGTCTTCATTTCATTGCAACATGATACTGGTCGATATTGTGGAGAGTACACGTATTCAGTACAAGACGGAATGGTCGGCTTGAGGACTCTGTATAACTTTGGGTGGcatgacgacgaggagagcGAGGTTGacagaaaagagagaagagagagagaagggaagaggattgatgaggaggaaatgaTGGAGGGCGGATTGAAAGGGCGATTTTCTGCCGGTGGAGAGGTGTACTTTTCTGCAAAACAGAGAAGCTTTGGCA TTTCAACTGGATTGAGATTCACAACCGTACCACCAACATTACCCCTTCCCCCCAGTGCGCCTGTCCCATCGCCTCCCACTACCCTCACCCTCCTTTACAATCCCCTCATTGGCTTCCTTTCATCCGCCTACTCGGCCCAAGTGTCACCAACCGTTGCTCTTGCCACTCGGTTTGGCGTCAATGTCTACTCTTACGAAAGTGATTTTAGCGTCGGCGGTGAATGGTGGATCGGCAGACGGCGTGGTAAACGAGGACTTACTAAGGACGCCGAACTTCAACTGGGTGCAGAATCTCGAGACGCTGTGGCGACCGGCGTCGACGAGGACAAAGAACTGGCAGAAAATATGGCTCAGCGAGCGCCTTTGCGAGAGGTCACCTTGAGGGACGAGCTAGTGGAGGAAGTAAATACTGAGAAGGAGCCCAATTTCCCACCACCTGTGATGGCAGATGCCAATGCTGGGGAATTGCCGCAACAGGTAATGTCGAGGTTGCAACTGCAGCAAGgcattgatgatgagagggaTGGAGTACTAAAGGCCAGGTTATCGGATAACTGG CAATTTGCATTCTTGTACGAGGCGAGAATTAGGAACTGTTTGGTATCTGCTGGAATACTGGCAGATCTTACAGGAAGACAACATCCCATCAGGAGCATTGGTCTGGAAGTGCAATACTTCTCATGA